The proteins below are encoded in one region of Paenibacillus albus:
- a CDS encoding iron-containing alcohol dehydrogenase: MNSFSFQNQTNIVFGQGTVNQLASLVAPYGKTILLVYGGGSIKRSGLYDEVLAQLKSIDAKVVELSGVEPNPRLTSVNKGIELCRSEKVDLILAVGGGSVIDAAKAIAAGALYDGDVWDFLMHKAQIKDALPIGTILTLSATGSEMNGNAVISNWETKQKRAFGSQHVYPRFSILDPTLTYSVPRDQTVNGVVDIMSHVFEQYFTLTENAPLQERLCESVLLTVIENAEKALENPNDYDARANLMLCGTMALNGGLISVGTQNDWASHGIEHEVSAIYDIPHGSGLSILFPNWMKYVYKERIDRFTQFAERVWGIERGSKSDDELALAGIEATREFFNRIGAPATLAHYNIGRDNLDVMAREAVLFGPLGNFKKLQQEDVKQILELAL, translated from the coding sequence TTGAATTCATTTTCATTTCAAAACCAGACTAACATCGTTTTCGGCCAAGGTACGGTAAATCAACTCGCTAGCTTGGTTGCACCGTACGGCAAAACCATTCTGCTCGTCTACGGAGGCGGCAGCATCAAACGCAGCGGTTTGTATGATGAAGTACTTGCTCAGTTGAAATCGATTGACGCGAAGGTTGTAGAGCTATCCGGAGTCGAGCCCAATCCACGGCTAACATCCGTAAATAAAGGCATTGAGCTGTGCCGCAGCGAGAAGGTCGATCTGATTCTGGCAGTTGGCGGCGGCAGCGTTATTGACGCAGCGAAGGCAATCGCGGCAGGCGCGCTGTACGACGGCGATGTATGGGATTTCTTGATGCATAAAGCACAAATCAAGGACGCGCTTCCGATCGGCACGATTCTGACGTTATCGGCAACCGGCTCGGAAATGAACGGCAATGCCGTTATCTCGAATTGGGAAACGAAGCAGAAGCGTGCGTTCGGCAGCCAGCATGTCTATCCGCGTTTCTCCATTCTCGATCCAACGCTTACATACTCCGTACCGCGTGACCAAACCGTTAACGGTGTCGTCGACATCATGTCGCATGTCTTCGAGCAATACTTTACGCTGACGGAGAACGCGCCGCTTCAAGAGCGCCTCTGTGAATCCGTACTGCTCACGGTTATTGAGAATGCCGAGAAGGCGCTTGAGAACCCGAACGATTACGACGCGCGCGCAAACCTGATGCTGTGCGGCACAATGGCGCTGAACGGCGGCTTGATCAGCGTCGGCACACAGAATGACTGGGCTTCCCACGGCATCGAGCACGAGGTTAGCGCGATCTATGACATTCCTCATGGCTCTGGCTTGTCCATCTTGTTCCCGAACTGGATGAAATACGTCTATAAAGAGCGGATCGATCGCTTCACGCAGTTTGCGGAGCGTGTATGGGGCATCGAACGCGGATCGAAGTCCGATGACGAATTGGCCCTTGCCGGTATCGAGGCGACTCGTGAATTCTTCAACCGGATCGGTGCGCCAGCAACGCTTGCGCACTACAACATCGGCCGCGACAATCTCGATGTCATGGCAAGAGAAGCGGTGCTGTTCGGACCGCTTGGCAACTTCAAGAAGCTGCAGCAAGAGGATGTTAAACAAATTCTAGAATTGGCGCTGTAG
- the glgB gene encoding 1,4-alpha-glucan branching protein GlgB, translated as MANAAANGLSTRDLYLFNKGNYFHSYRTFGAHIVQLDGKAGVRFTVWAPNAKQVHVVGSFNAWNGDSHIMEKNGETGVWSLFVPDIGAGAAYKYEILTSTNERMLKSDPYAFASELRPSTASIVTELFRFNWNDGDWHQRKLEDSPVHEPMLIYEVHLGSWRNNGRELFWTYEQMADELVDYVVRMNYTHIELLPITEHPLDQSWGYQTTGYYAATSRYGTPAQLMMLIDRCHQKGIGVILDWVPGHFCKDDHGLREFDGTPIYEGKDWKRAEKPLWGTLAFDYGCTEVQSFLISNAVFWMDVFHIDGLRVDAVASMIDLHFDKPPELYTYNAFGGTENTDALRFLKRLNEVVFQYYPNTLMIAEDSSAWPAVTSPTYMGGLGFNFKWNMGWMNDMLRYMALDPNDRMRHHNLVTFSLMYAFSENYVLPLSHDEVVHGKHSLLNKMSGTYEQKFAQLRLFYGYWMTHPGKKLLFMGGEWGQFDEWKDAESLDWMLLDYELHGAMHTYVKSLNDRYGTTPALWERDSDPGGFEWIDVHNAAQSIIVFMRRGHAEDEFSIIVCNFSYHHYPEYLVGVPKPGLYRTAIHSEAAAFGGSVPTADSTKVHHSNKTAWHGRPCSITLDLPPLSFQMLSFANGEPRRNLEKTVLH; from the coding sequence ATGGCGAATGCTGCTGCAAACGGATTGTCAACGCGCGATTTATATCTGTTTAACAAAGGAAATTATTTCCATAGTTATCGAACTTTCGGCGCGCACATCGTTCAGCTTGACGGCAAGGCTGGCGTTCGATTCACCGTATGGGCGCCTAATGCGAAACAAGTTCATGTCGTTGGTTCCTTCAATGCATGGAATGGCGACTCGCATATTATGGAGAAGAACGGCGAAACCGGTGTGTGGAGCTTATTCGTTCCCGATATCGGCGCAGGTGCCGCTTATAAGTACGAGATACTCACCTCTACGAATGAACGGATGCTCAAGTCCGACCCCTATGCTTTCGCATCTGAGCTTCGGCCAAGCACGGCATCAATTGTTACAGAACTATTCCGTTTTAACTGGAATGATGGAGACTGGCATCAGCGTAAGCTAGAAGACAGCCCTGTACATGAACCGATGCTTATCTACGAAGTGCATTTGGGCTCATGGCGCAATAATGGCAGGGAGTTGTTCTGGACCTACGAGCAGATGGCTGACGAGCTCGTCGATTACGTGGTGCGGATGAATTATACACATATCGAGCTGCTGCCGATTACCGAGCATCCCCTTGACCAATCTTGGGGTTACCAGACGACCGGCTATTATGCCGCAACGAGCAGATACGGGACCCCAGCGCAATTGATGATGCTCATCGACCGCTGCCATCAGAAGGGGATTGGCGTCATTCTGGATTGGGTACCCGGACATTTCTGTAAGGACGACCATGGTCTCAGGGAGTTCGACGGCACGCCGATTTACGAAGGAAAGGACTGGAAGCGGGCGGAGAAGCCGTTATGGGGCACGCTTGCTTTTGACTATGGCTGTACGGAAGTTCAGAGCTTCCTCATTTCGAACGCAGTGTTCTGGATGGATGTGTTTCACATCGATGGCCTGCGGGTCGATGCAGTCGCTAGCATGATTGATCTTCATTTTGACAAACCACCTGAACTCTATACCTACAACGCATTTGGCGGGACGGAGAATACCGATGCCCTGCGATTCCTCAAACGATTGAATGAAGTTGTGTTTCAGTACTACCCTAATACACTTATGATTGCCGAAGATTCTTCCGCTTGGCCTGCAGTAACTTCACCTACATACATGGGCGGTCTTGGCTTTAACTTTAAATGGAATATGGGTTGGATGAATGACATGCTTCGCTACATGGCGCTTGATCCGAATGATCGGATGCGCCACCACAACCTCGTGACTTTTTCTTTGATGTATGCCTTTTCCGAAAACTATGTCTTACCTTTGTCACACGACGAAGTTGTCCATGGGAAGCACTCTCTCCTTAACAAAATGTCAGGTACATATGAACAGAAATTCGCACAGCTCCGATTATTTTACGGCTACTGGATGACGCATCCCGGCAAGAAGCTGCTCTTCATGGGCGGCGAATGGGGCCAGTTTGATGAATGGAAGGATGCCGAATCGCTAGATTGGATGCTGCTAGATTACGAGCTGCACGGGGCTATGCATACCTATGTAAAGTCCTTGAATGATAGATATGGCACGACGCCAGCGCTATGGGAGCGCGACAGCGATCCTGGCGGCTTCGAATGGATTGATGTACATAACGCTGCTCAGAGCATCATCGTCTTTATGCGCCGAGGCCATGCGGAGGATGAATTCTCGATAATCGTTTGTAATTTCTCGTATCATCACTATCCCGAATACCTTGTAGGTGTTCCGAAACCGGGCCTTTACCGTACGGCCATACACAGTGAGGCGGCAGCTTTCGGCGGCAGTGTTCCAACTGCTGATTCCACGAAAGTTCATCATAGCAATAAGACAGCTTGGCATGGAAGACCTTGCAGCATCACACTCGATCTTCCGCCGCTTTCGTTTCAAATGCTTAGTTTTGCAAATGGTGAACCTCGCCGCAACCTAGAGAAAACCGTATTGCACTAG